One Palaemon carinicauda isolate YSFRI2023 chromosome 4, ASM3689809v2, whole genome shotgun sequence DNA segment encodes these proteins:
- the LOC137639506 gene encoding uncharacterized protein gives MPGPKTSHDDIVRVIECHKIGLPTRDIAQQTGVHPRTIQNLVQKFKESGSADVPHHKKASGRPRKLSDCTLKIVKRQVDAVPSTSAKKIKFENPRLLGDVSVRTVQRRLSTDLGYKKVNPSRKPDISKRQVIARKLFAEKYKEWPLEKWQQVLWSDEASFFVSDTSGNKVWRGPQTDTLADNQVAKRRKFPQYVMV, from the coding sequence ATGCCAGGACCTAAAACTTCACATGATGATATAGTGCGTGTTATTGAGTGTCACAAAATCGGTTTGCCAACACGAGATATCGCCCAACAGACAGGAGTTCATCCACGAACCATCCAAAACCTCGTGCAGAAGTTCAAGGAGTCTGGTAGTGCTGACGTGCCACATCACAAAAAGGCGAGTGGAAGACCCCGAAAGCTTTCAGATTGCACGTTGAAAATTGTCAAACGACAGGTTGATGCTGTACCTTCAACCtcagcaaagaaaataaaatttgagaaTCCTAGGTTATTGGGGGACGTGTCTGTTCGTACCGTTCAGCGTAGGTTGAGTACGGACCTCGGGTACAAGAAAGTGAACCCTTCTAGGAAACCCGACATCAGCAAGCGGCAAGTGATCGCCCGGAAACTTTTTGCCGAGAAATACAAAGAATGGCCTTTGGAGAAGTGGCAACAAgtgttgtggagtgacgaagcaagtTTTTTTGTCTCGGACACAAGTGGAAACAAAGTGTGGAGGGGGCCCCAGACGGACACGCTCGCAGACAATCAGGTTGCCAAGCGCCGCAAGTTCCCCCAGTATGTTATGGTGTGA
- the LOC137639505 gene encoding protein O-mannose kinase-like has protein sequence MLAKQEYAYLTLVVLVVLLCNILPLSLCSFTNCDKGFFKIGNMTDCHPWLTCKEIRNVSIGDLIGYGAVKQVYKAHWGNELVSFNAINNIEYLNDFRDGLENLKILSPSNFIVQLVGSCLEEHVFLTEYYPLGDILKALSSLQEMLSLKDKFLFCIRYVEVLVFLHGSPAGKRVMCDSSTLNKTLEQYLVTASLNLVLNDADALPEVGKEGIVCGHKELYGSFIAPEQKWPFSKEEFEEKKMIPYDEKSDIWKISDVCNYFLGNSEESKAFKYHLYPIHLKCRCKTPNLRPTASEVLEFYNEVFYTYFLVTKKFTKEDL, from the coding sequence ATGTTAGCAAAGCAAGAATATGCCTATTTGACCTTAGTTGTCTTGGTAGTGTTACTTTGCAACATTTTACCACTTAGTCTTTGTTCATTTACAAACTGTGATAAAGGTTTTTTCAAGATAGGAAATATGACAGACTGTCATCCCTGGCTGACATGTAAGGAAATCAGAAATGTGAGTATTGGTGATCTCATTGGTTATGGAGCTGTTAAGCAAGTGTATAAAGCACACTGGGGGAATGAATTAGTTTCATTTAATGCCATAAATAATATTGAATACCTAAATGATTTCAGAGATGGcctagaaaatttgaaaatattaagtcCAAGTAATTTTATTGTTCAGTTAGTTGGATCTTGCTTAGAAGAACACGTTTTCCTTACTGAATATTATCCTCTAGGAGATATTTTAAAGGCATTAAGCTCTTTACAGGAAATGCTAAGCTTAAAAGATAAATTTCTATTTTGCATTAGGTATGTTGAGGTACTTGTGTTTTTACATGGCAGTCCAGCAGGGAAAAGAGTCATGTGTGATTCAAGCACACTAAACAAAACTCTGGAACAGTACTTGGTGACAGCATCACTAAATTTGGTTTTAAATGATGCTGATGCATTACCTGAAGTTGGGAAAGAAGGCATTGTCTGTGGTCATAAAGAGCTTTATGGTAGTTTTATTGCTCCAGAGCAAAAATGGCCTTTCTCAAAGGaggaatttgaagaaaaaaaaatgataccaTATGATGAAAAGTCAGACATATGGAAAATTAGTGATGTTTGCAATTATTTTTTAGGAAATTCTGAAGAGAGCAAAGCTTTCAAATATCACTTGTACCCTATCCACCTCAAATGTCGTTGCAAAACCCCAAATTTGAGACCTACCGCATCTGAGGTTTTAGAATTTTATAATGAAGTATTTTATACATACTTTTTGGTCACAAAAAAATTTACTAAAGAAGATCTATAG